From a region of the Acomys russatus chromosome 4, mAcoRus1.1, whole genome shotgun sequence genome:
- the LOC127187482 gene encoding cystatin-F-like isoform X1 has product MLLFTHPTMWLAFLLALCCPTSDIHGAHTPDFCSKDLNSIVKPGFPQTIKTNNPGVLNAARHSVEKFNNCTNDIFLFKESHVSNALVQVIKGLKYMLEVEIGRTTCRKTEHPHLDNCDFQTNPALKQVRQKNLSPGVLALSTQLTFQGCSPFTATYFHTLHPQRYSLPTMNT; this is encoded by the exons ATGCTACTCTTCACCCACCCAACCATGTGGCTGGCTTTTCTGCTTGCCCTCTGCTGCCCAACTTCCGACATCCATGGGGCACACACGCCAG atTTTTGTTCCAAAGACTTGAACTCCATTGTGAAGCCAGGATTCCCCCAAACAATAAAGACCAATAACCCAGGAGTGCTTAAcgcagccaggcacagtgtggAAAAGTTCAACAACTGCACAAATGACATCTTCTTGTTCAAGGAGTCCCATGTCAGCAATGCCCTGGTACAG GTCATCAAAGGCCTGAAATATATGCTGGAGGTGGAAATCGGCAGAACCACATGCAGGAAGACCGAGCATCCTCATCTGGACAACTGTGACTTCCAAACCAACCCTGCCTTGAAGCAGGTGAGGCAGAAGAACCTGTCTCCTGGAGTCCTGGCTCTCAGCACCCAGCTCACCTTTCAGGGCTGCAGTCCCTTCACTGCCACATACTTCCACACCTTACACCCACAGAGATATTCCCTCCCAACCATGAACACATGA
- the LOC127187482 gene encoding cystatin-F-like isoform X2 yields MLLFTHPTMWLAFLLALCCPTSDIHGAHTPDFCSKDLNSIVKPGFPQTIKTNNPGVLNAARHSVEKFNNCTNDIFLFKESHVSNALVQVIKGLKYMLEVEIGRTTCRKTEHPHLDNCDFQTNPALKQILHCYSEVWVVPWLQSFEVPVLHCH; encoded by the exons ATGCTACTCTTCACCCACCCAACCATGTGGCTGGCTTTTCTGCTTGCCCTCTGCTGCCCAACTTCCGACATCCATGGGGCACACACGCCAG atTTTTGTTCCAAAGACTTGAACTCCATTGTGAAGCCAGGATTCCCCCAAACAATAAAGACCAATAACCCAGGAGTGCTTAAcgcagccaggcacagtgtggAAAAGTTCAACAACTGCACAAATGACATCTTCTTGTTCAAGGAGTCCCATGTCAGCAATGCCCTGGTACAG GTCATCAAAGGCCTGAAATATATGCTGGAGGTGGAAATCGGCAGAACCACATGCAGGAAGACCGAGCATCCTCATCTGGACAACTGTGACTTCCAAACCAACCCTGCCTTGAAGCAG ATTCTACACTGCTACTCTGAGGTCTGGGTTGTCCCCTGGCTCCAAAGTTTTGAGGTGCCTGTTCTCCACTGCCACTga